In Lolium rigidum isolate FL_2022 chromosome 3, APGP_CSIRO_Lrig_0.1, whole genome shotgun sequence, the genomic window ctcCGCGGGACTTCCTGGCCCACCTGGAGGCCTACCTGGCCCGCCGGGACGGCGTCGACAAGCTGCTCAAGATCTCGCGCTACGCCGCGCGCCTCGCGCTCGCCGCGGGGCCTCCTCTACCCCCCGCCGCCTCCGCGCGGCTCAAGGCCTTCGAGTCCAGCGTCGGGCTCAGCCGCAAGGCCTTCCGGCTCGGCAAGTTCGTGCAGGACGTCAACGCCCTCCGCGCCGCGACCGCCGCTCCTCCCCTCGTGCTCCTCGCCTACGGCGGCGAGGGCGTCTACTACTTCCTCGAGCAGTTCGTCTGGCTCGCCAAGGCCGGCCTGCTGCCCGCGCACCTCCTCCCGCGCCTCCAGCGCCTCAGCGCCTGGGCCGAGCTGCTGGGATACGTCGGCTCAATCACAATCAAGCTCAAAGAGGTGGCCAAGATGGAGTCCTCAATCAAGACGATGCGGCTCAACAAGGAGGTTCGcggggaggaggacgaggccgTGCGGACGATGCGGGCGAAGCTGCTGCTTAAGCGCCTCTCCGTTGTGCAGGACGTGGCGGACGCCTTCATGGCGCTCGGGGACGTCACCGATGGGAGGGGGCTGCTAGGTAGCTCCACGCTCACGGCGTCCGCCGGACTGCTGTCGGCGCTCATCAGCACACACAAGAACTGGAAGTCCTGCTGACGCCTCGAGGTATACAACACAGTTGACAATAGGATTTGAAATAAAGCTCAAAATTGAGGCGAAACACTGTATTATTGATAAATGAAAAGAGTGGCTTCTGGAATCTGGATGCCAAGGATGTTTGTGGTAACAGGAGAAATTCAATTGGAATGTCTTGTTATTGTGTTAATTGTTGGGATATAGGCTTTGCTTTCTTCCAATTGCCTAGCTTATGGTATACTTTAAACATGAGTGTTTTCCTCTATAGTGCAATCACATATCATGTCTGCCTGTAGGATCAATATTCAATACAACACCATGGCAAATTAATTTACCGCATAGATGCACAATGCTGATCATCATGTTTCTTATCACAATTTGGCACTTGTACTGAAAAGTCGA contains:
- the LOC124695399 gene encoding peroxisomal membrane protein 11-3-like, with protein sequence MASVSDPRTRKAAAAAAARAPPRDFLAHLEAYLARRDGVDKLLKISRYAARLALAAGPPLPPAASARLKAFESSVGLSRKAFRLGKFVQDVNALRAATAAPPLVLLAYGGEGVYYFLEQFVWLAKAGLLPAHLLPRLQRLSAWAELLGYVGSITIKLKEVAKMESSIKTMRLNKEVRGEEDEAVRTMRAKLLLKRLSVVQDVADAFMALGDVTDGRGLLGSSTLTASAGLLSALISTHKNWKSC